Proteins encoded in a region of the Streptomyces liliiviolaceus genome:
- a CDS encoding DUF4032 domain-containing protein, translating into MALQISATNPEHPALLLDLPWDIPLEEWPEHHLVPLPRGISRHVVRYARAGTEVVAVKELAERPALREYELLRGLDRLNIPSVDPLAVVTGRTDKAGDPLESVLITRHLGGSMPYRSMFETTMRPATMHRLMDALAVLLVRLHLAGFAWGDCSLSNTLFRRDAGAYAAYLVDAETGEVHPRLSPGQREYDLDLARVNISGELLDLEASGALHPSVDPIEFGMEICKRYDGLWRELTRTSVYPAGKHHYIDRRIRRLNELGFDVAEMQIAHSSNGDTVTFVPKVVDAGHHQRQLLRLTGLDTEENQARRLLNDLESWMATQDDYAPGDPLAARPEVLAHRWVRDVFRPTVRAIPLDLRGSMDPAELYHELLEHRWYLSERAQHDIDLDTVVRDYVTNILPGMRDTLSPASGGGGANAQAGGTTATGEGA; encoded by the coding sequence ATGGCATTGCAGATCAGCGCCACCAACCCGGAGCATCCCGCGCTCCTGCTCGACCTGCCGTGGGACATCCCTCTGGAGGAGTGGCCCGAGCACCATCTGGTGCCGCTGCCGCGGGGCATCTCGCGGCACGTGGTGCGGTACGCGCGCGCCGGCACGGAGGTCGTGGCGGTCAAGGAGCTGGCCGAACGGCCCGCCCTGCGCGAGTACGAGCTGCTGCGCGGCCTCGACCGGCTGAACATCCCCTCGGTGGACCCCCTCGCCGTGGTCACCGGCCGCACCGACAAGGCCGGCGATCCACTGGAGTCGGTCCTCATCACCCGGCACCTGGGCGGCTCGATGCCCTACCGGTCGATGTTCGAGACGACCATGCGGCCCGCCACCATGCACCGGCTCATGGACGCGCTGGCCGTCCTGCTGGTGCGGCTGCATCTCGCGGGGTTCGCCTGGGGCGACTGCTCGCTGTCCAACACGCTGTTCCGCCGGGACGCCGGGGCGTACGCCGCGTATCTCGTCGACGCCGAGACGGGCGAGGTGCATCCGCGACTGAGCCCGGGGCAGCGGGAGTACGACCTCGATCTGGCACGGGTCAACATCAGCGGCGAGCTGCTCGACCTGGAGGCCTCGGGGGCGCTGCACCCTTCGGTGGACCCGATCGAGTTCGGCATGGAGATCTGCAAGCGCTACGACGGGCTGTGGCGGGAGCTGACCCGCACGTCCGTGTACCCGGCGGGCAAGCACCACTACATCGACCGCCGGATCCGGCGCCTGAACGAACTCGGCTTCGACGTCGCCGAGATGCAGATCGCGCACTCCTCGAACGGCGACACCGTCACGTTCGTGCCGAAGGTCGTCGACGCCGGTCATCATCAGCGTCAGCTGCTGCGGCTGACCGGGCTCGACACCGAGGAGAACCAGGCCCGGCGGCTGCTGAACGACCTGGAGAGCTGGATGGCCACCCAGGACGACTACGCGCCGGGCGATCCCCTGGCCGCCCGGCCCGAGGTGCTGGCCCACCGGTGGGTCCGGGACGTCTTCCGGCCCACCGTGCGGGCCATACCGCTGGACCTGCGCGGCTCCATGGACCCCGCCGAGCTGTACCACGAGCTGCTCGAACACCGCTGGTACCTGTCCGAGCGGGCGCAGCACGACATCGACCTGGACACGGTCGTCCGGGACTACGTCACGAACATCCTGCCCGGGATGCGGGACACGCTGTCGCCCGCGTCGGGCGGCGGCGGGGCGAACGCTCAGGCCGGCGGGACGACCGCCACCGGCGAGGGCGCGTGA
- a CDS encoding TetR/AcrR family transcriptional regulator, whose product MSSTDAPRRVPLTPAARRALAAAGRLFYERGIHAVGVDLIAAEAGVTKKTLYDRFGSKEQLVVEYLADRDERWRAYLAARLDVCASPLDSVLTVFDVSRAWMDANSPRGCSMVNAHAEIDHPSHPAYAIITGQKQWMLALFTDLVRPLAPDSAASLGRSLMLLHEGALVAFGLRIFPGALEHAREQAAALLAR is encoded by the coding sequence ATGAGCAGCACGGACGCGCCCCGCCGAGTACCGCTGACCCCTGCCGCCCGCCGCGCCCTGGCCGCGGCGGGGCGACTGTTCTACGAACGGGGGATCCACGCCGTCGGCGTCGATCTGATCGCCGCCGAGGCCGGCGTCACGAAGAAGACGCTCTACGACCGGTTCGGCTCCAAGGAGCAGCTCGTCGTCGAGTACCTCGCCGACCGCGACGAGCGCTGGCGCGCGTATCTCGCCGCCCGCCTCGACGTCTGCGCGTCACCGCTGGACAGCGTCCTGACCGTCTTCGACGTGTCCCGCGCGTGGATGGACGCCAACAGCCCCCGGGGCTGCAGCATGGTCAACGCCCATGCGGAGATCGACCACCCGTCCCACCCCGCGTACGCGATCATCACCGGCCAGAAGCAGTGGATGCTCGCCCTGTTCACCGATCTCGTACGCCCGCTCGCGCCCGACTCGGCCGCGTCGCTGGGCCGGAGCCTGATGCTGCTCCACGAGGGCGCGCTCGTCGCCTTCGGCCTGCGCATCTTCCCCGGGGCGCTGGAGCACGCCCGCGAGCAGGCGGCGGCCCTCCTGGCCCGCTGA
- a CDS encoding DMT family transporter — translation MNILLSIAFVGAWSSGFIGAKLGSGSAPTVTLLMWRFLPLALVLGVAALSTARSRSSWRGLGPRDLFRQAGVGLLSQSGYLLTVYYAIELGVSSGTTALIDGTQPLVAGALAGPLLGVAVSRTQWLGLGLGVAGVAVVTTADAGAAAGAAWWAYLVPFLGMLSLVAATFLDRRSRADVGPMVSMTVHAVTSAVVFTVLAALGGGLTPPADGDFWTAVVWLVTLSTFGGYGLYWLILRRSGVTKVNTLMFLMAPVTAVWGALMFGEPFGAQTAAGLGLGLLAVAVVHRGDRGGRSDLRTKGGRRRFTVAGPVTPRRSAWLRARSSSRRSERPVPATPTGGPAEG, via the coding sequence GTGAACATCCTTCTGTCGATCGCGTTCGTGGGTGCCTGGAGTTCCGGCTTCATCGGGGCGAAGCTCGGGTCGGGCAGCGCCCCGACGGTCACGCTCCTCATGTGGCGCTTCCTGCCGCTGGCCCTCGTCCTCGGCGTGGCGGCCCTGAGCACCGCCCGGTCCCGGTCCTCCTGGCGCGGCCTCGGACCCCGCGACCTGTTCCGGCAGGCCGGCGTCGGGCTCCTGTCGCAGAGCGGCTATCTGCTGACCGTCTACTACGCGATAGAGCTGGGCGTCTCCAGCGGGACGACCGCCCTCATCGACGGTACGCAGCCACTGGTGGCCGGAGCGCTGGCCGGACCACTGCTGGGCGTGGCCGTCTCGCGTACGCAGTGGCTCGGCCTCGGGCTGGGTGTGGCCGGGGTCGCCGTCGTCACCACGGCCGACGCGGGCGCCGCGGCGGGCGCCGCGTGGTGGGCGTACCTCGTGCCGTTCCTCGGCATGCTCAGCCTGGTCGCGGCGACGTTCCTGGACCGGAGGTCCCGCGCGGACGTCGGCCCGATGGTGTCGATGACGGTGCACGCCGTCACCAGCGCCGTCGTGTTCACGGTGCTCGCCGCCCTCGGCGGAGGCCTGACGCCCCCGGCGGACGGCGACTTCTGGACCGCGGTGGTGTGGCTGGTGACGCTCTCCACGTTCGGCGGGTACGGGCTGTACTGGCTGATCCTCCGGCGCTCCGGGGTGACCAAGGTCAACACGCTCATGTTCCTGATGGCCCCGGTCACGGCCGTGTGGGGCGCGCTGATGTTCGGCGAGCCCTTCGGGGCGCAGACGGCGGCGGGGCTCGGACTCGGTCTGCTGGCCGTCGCCGTCGTGCACCGGGGCGACCGGGGTGGCCGGAGCGACCTGCGTACGAAAGGTGGCCGCCGGCGGTTCACGGTGGCCGGCCCCGTCACACCCCGGCGATCAGCGTGGCTCCGAGCACGATCATCGTCGCGGCGATCAGAGCGTCCAGTACCCGCCACGCCGACGGGCGGGCCAGCAGAGGGCTGA
- a CDS encoding glycoside hydrolase family 88/105 protein — MDRRQLLAGGAALSASAALLPTSASAAEAPAPPAPHLAPALPSRAAIIRDLRRVADHWIGAHTDPGDNGWANATFFSGLLALHRLTGSARYLAYARGWAEKHAYGLRSGVTTRHADNHNAGQAYLDLYEIEPEAQKIAAIEESLHRMVYTDQPAKSDDWWWDDALHMAMPPFARIGVLRKDLQYWEKVYALYSHTKRTEGGPGLYDTATGLWYRDKRFLPGGILSPSGNPVVWSRGNGWVAGGHVKTLKALPGSERHTGEYRETLTKLVTALARVQRADGFWNVNLADAAHLPGPETSGTSFFAYGTAYAIRSRLVDRAAFLPVAARAWQGLITTAVHPDGFLGYVQNVGDRPESSQPVTYDTTADFGVGAFLLAGTELALLAG, encoded by the coding sequence ATGGATAGACGCCAGCTGTTGGCCGGCGGTGCCGCTCTCTCGGCCTCCGCCGCTCTGCTCCCCACGTCCGCGTCCGCCGCCGAAGCTCCCGCACCCCCCGCCCCGCACCTAGCACCGGCCCTCCCGTCCCGAGCCGCGATCATCCGCGACCTGCGCCGGGTCGCCGACCACTGGATCGGCGCCCACACCGACCCCGGCGACAACGGCTGGGCCAACGCCACGTTCTTCAGCGGCCTGCTCGCCCTGCACCGGCTGACCGGTAGCGCCCGCTACCTCGCGTACGCCCGCGGCTGGGCCGAGAAGCACGCGTACGGGCTGCGCAGCGGCGTGACGACCCGGCACGCCGACAACCACAACGCCGGTCAGGCCTACCTCGACCTCTACGAGATCGAGCCGGAGGCGCAGAAGATCGCCGCGATCGAGGAGTCCCTGCACCGCATGGTGTACACGGACCAGCCGGCGAAGAGCGACGACTGGTGGTGGGACGACGCCCTCCACATGGCCATGCCGCCGTTCGCCCGCATCGGCGTCCTGCGCAAGGACCTCCAGTACTGGGAGAAGGTGTACGCCCTCTACAGCCACACCAAGCGCACCGAGGGCGGCCCCGGCCTGTACGACACCGCCACCGGCCTCTGGTACCGCGACAAGCGGTTCCTGCCCGGCGGCATCCTGTCCCCCTCCGGCAATCCCGTGGTCTGGTCGCGCGGCAACGGCTGGGTGGCGGGCGGACACGTCAAGACCCTCAAGGCCCTGCCGGGCAGCGAGCGGCACACCGGCGAGTACCGGGAGACCCTGACGAAACTGGTCACCGCGCTGGCCCGCGTACAGCGCGCGGACGGCTTCTGGAACGTCAACCTCGCCGACGCCGCGCATCTGCCGGGACCCGAGACGAGCGGCACCTCCTTCTTCGCCTACGGCACGGCCTACGCGATCCGCTCCCGACTCGTGGACCGGGCCGCGTTCCTGCCGGTGGCGGCACGGGCCTGGCAGGGACTGATCACCACCGCCGTCCACCCCGACGGATTCCTCGGCTACGTCCAGAACGTGGGCGACCGCCCGGAGTCCAGCCAGCCCGTCACCTACGACACCACCGCGGACTTCGGCGTCGGCGCGTTCCTGCTGGCCGGGACCGAACTCGCCCTCCTGGCAGGCTGA
- a CDS encoding LysE/ArgO family amino acid transporter gives MNSALTATAAGFGTGLSLIVAIGAQNAFVLRQGVRRDAVFAVVAICALSDAALIALGVGGVGAVVVAWPSVLTAVGLVGGLFLIGYGCLAARRVLKPSALTLEPGSAGASGAAGVADLAGVAGSGSSRRRAVLTCLAMTWLNPHVYLDTVFLLGSIAADRGPWRWTFGLGAVAASLVWFAALGFGARLLSPLLARPSAWRVLDALIAATMIVLGATLIAGV, from the coding sequence GTGAACAGCGCTCTGACCGCCACGGCCGCCGGGTTCGGCACCGGCCTCTCCCTGATCGTCGCCATCGGCGCCCAGAACGCCTTCGTCCTGCGCCAGGGCGTCCGCCGGGACGCGGTGTTCGCCGTGGTGGCCATCTGCGCCCTCTCCGACGCGGCACTCATCGCACTGGGCGTCGGCGGTGTCGGCGCGGTCGTGGTGGCCTGGCCGTCTGTGCTCACCGCGGTCGGGCTGGTCGGCGGCCTCTTCCTGATCGGCTACGGCTGCCTCGCCGCCCGCCGGGTCCTGAAACCGTCGGCGCTGACCCTGGAGCCGGGATCGGCGGGAGCGTCCGGTGCGGCCGGCGTGGCGGACCTGGCCGGCGTGGCGGGATCGGGAAGCTCGCGCCGCCGGGCCGTGCTCACCTGTCTGGCGATGACCTGGCTCAACCCGCACGTCTACCTGGACACCGTGTTCCTGCTCGGCTCCATCGCGGCCGACCGCGGGCCCTGGCGCTGGACCTTCGGCCTCGGCGCGGTGGCCGCCAGCCTGGTCTGGTTCGCGGCCCTGGGCTTCGGCGCCCGGCTGCTCAGCCCTCTGCTGGCCCGCCCGTCGGCGTGGCGGGTACTGGACGCTCTGATCGCCGCGACGATGATCGTGCTCGGAGCCACGCTGATCGCCGGGGTGTGA
- a CDS encoding universal stress protein: MTRPITVGADGTAESLAAVHWAAREAVRRDLPLRIVHARPKADGDEGTADAQEADVREALTRTAGDVTGHHPGLTVTTDLVDGVPVQALLVAAAEAETLVLGSRGHGAIVGFLLGSVGQQVIAESTRPVVLVRATDRPESEAAGREIVVGQQGGPDDSAAALGFAFEAAATRGADLRVVRAWALPTVFTYSPASLALADEAGGLEQYEKKALAEALQPWLERFPDVKVVQHVEMGSAGEVLLSAAARAQLTVVGRRAHRSAVGSRIGSVAHAVVHHAPSPVAVVPPA; encoded by the coding sequence ATGACCCGCCCGATCACCGTGGGAGCAGACGGTACCGCCGAATCCCTGGCCGCCGTGCACTGGGCGGCCAGGGAAGCGGTACGCCGCGACCTTCCGCTGCGCATCGTGCACGCCCGGCCGAAGGCCGACGGCGACGAGGGGACGGCGGACGCCCAGGAGGCCGACGTCCGCGAGGCCCTGACGCGGACCGCGGGCGACGTCACCGGACACCACCCCGGGCTGACGGTGACCACCGACCTCGTCGACGGCGTCCCGGTCCAGGCGCTCCTCGTCGCCGCCGCCGAGGCCGAGACGCTGGTGCTCGGCTCCCGCGGCCACGGCGCGATCGTCGGCTTCCTGCTCGGCTCCGTCGGCCAGCAGGTCATCGCCGAGTCGACGCGCCCCGTCGTCCTCGTACGCGCCACCGACCGGCCCGAGTCGGAGGCGGCGGGCCGCGAGATCGTCGTCGGCCAGCAGGGCGGCCCCGACGACAGCGCCGCCGCGCTGGGCTTCGCCTTCGAGGCGGCGGCGACCCGCGGCGCCGACCTGCGGGTCGTACGCGCCTGGGCGCTGCCCACCGTCTTCACCTACAGCCCCGCCTCACTGGCGCTCGCCGACGAGGCCGGCGGCCTGGAGCAGTACGAGAAGAAGGCGCTCGCGGAAGCGCTTCAGCCGTGGCTGGAACGCTTCCCCGACGTGAAGGTGGTCCAGCACGTCGAGATGGGCAGCGCGGGCGAGGTGCTGCTCTCCGCGGCGGCCCGCGCCCAGCTGACGGTGGTCGGCCGGCGGGCGCACCGCTCGGCCGTGGGCTCACGGATCGGTTCGGTCGCCCACGCGGTCGTCCATCACGCGCCCTCGCCGGTGGCGGTCGTCCCGCCGGCCTGA
- a CDS encoding SGNH/GDSL hydrolase family protein — protein sequence MSAGLSRAGRAGRVSRLLAPVVLLLTAAAVQVTPATAAPAIPAGRHDVVTWGASADRVGDAVADRSYRLVVRTSVAGDNLRIRLSNALGDRPLTFDSAYAGLRQTGAELVPGTNKRLTFGGTHSVTVPAGATAYSDPLPGRLPAAADLVVSVHTQTAGGPATGHGMAMQTSYAATGDHTGEDGAANWTERTGSWFYLDAVTVRTSAAVGAVVALGDSITDGWQSSGDLNRRWPDYLARRLGATDSPVRGVANEGISGNKVLADGAGQSALNRLDRDVLSHPGVRTVFLFEGVNDIKAHTGVTGADLIAGYREIIARAHQAGKCVVGATVAPFKGWSEWDTAAESVRQEVNHFIRSSGEFDAVTDFDRILRSPYDHERIMPVFDGGDRLHPNDKGMQAMADSVDLDSLRCDRTSTMDVP from the coding sequence ATGAGCGCCGGTCTCTCCCGGGCGGGCCGGGCGGGCCGGGTGAGCCGTCTCCTGGCTCCGGTGGTGCTTCTGCTGACCGCCGCCGCCGTCCAGGTCACCCCCGCGACCGCCGCCCCGGCCATCCCCGCCGGGCGGCACGACGTGGTCACCTGGGGTGCGAGCGCGGACCGGGTCGGGGACGCGGTCGCCGACCGCAGCTACCGCCTCGTCGTGCGCACCAGCGTGGCCGGGGACAACCTGCGCATCCGGCTCTCCAACGCCCTCGGCGACCGGCCGCTGACCTTCGACAGCGCCTACGCCGGTCTCCGGCAGACGGGCGCCGAGCTGGTCCCGGGCACCAACAAGCGGCTGACCTTCGGCGGCACGCACTCCGTCACCGTCCCGGCCGGGGCCACCGCCTACAGCGACCCGCTGCCCGGCAGACTGCCCGCCGCGGCCGACCTCGTCGTCAGTGTGCACACGCAGACGGCGGGCGGCCCCGCGACCGGCCACGGCATGGCCATGCAGACGTCGTATGCCGCCACCGGCGACCACACGGGGGAGGACGGGGCGGCCAACTGGACCGAACGCACCGGCTCCTGGTTCTACCTCGACGCGGTCACCGTCCGCACGAGCGCAGCCGTCGGCGCGGTCGTCGCGCTCGGGGACTCCATCACGGACGGCTGGCAGTCCAGCGGCGACCTGAACCGCCGCTGGCCCGACTATCTCGCCCGGCGCCTGGGAGCAACCGACAGTCCGGTCAGAGGAGTTGCCAACGAGGGCATCTCCGGGAACAAGGTGTTGGCCGACGGGGCCGGACAGAGCGCCCTCAACCGGCTGGACCGTGACGTCCTGTCCCACCCCGGCGTCCGTACGGTGTTCCTCTTCGAGGGCGTCAACGACATCAAGGCGCACACCGGCGTCACGGGCGCCGACCTGATCGCGGGATACCGCGAGATCATCGCCCGCGCCCATCAGGCGGGGAAATGCGTCGTCGGCGCCACCGTCGCGCCCTTCAAGGGCTGGTCCGAGTGGGACACGGCAGCCGAGTCCGTACGGCAGGAGGTCAATCACTTCATCAGGAGCAGCGGGGAGTTCGACGCCGTCACCGACTTCGACCGCATCCTGCGCAGCCCCTACGACCACGAGCGCATCATGCCGGTCTTCGACGGCGGCGACCGGCTGCATCCCAACGACAAGGGCATGCAGGCGATGGCCGACTCGGTCGACCTCGACAGCCTGCGCTGCGACCGGACGTCCACGATGGACGTCCCTTGA
- a CDS encoding glycosyl hydrolase family 95 catalytic domain-containing protein: MDKSRPAEPSRRRLLSLAAATGVATALGGLPAFTATAAPQRPTDSPLPKGSSHNRLWWQAPGDEHSMIEQGLPVGNGRLGALASNDPGRELLLITDATMWTGGLNDTLDSDGQFPYDRDNFGSFTLLGRLTVDIPDHDLSAVSGYRRTLDLDRGVIDTSYVRSGVTYERQVFASRPDDAIVLHFTQSGGGRYTGSVTLDGTHDETVQGTSFGAAFPNGLRYGAAVKAYGTGGSVRVKGALIEFTGCKDLTVVVSGGTNYAPDVSAHYRDPSLDPEKLARTKVAAAAVHSADTLLRTHVADHKALFEQLDLSLGTSSAEQRSLDTWERIRARARDDVPDPELEAAYLQFGRYLMISGSRGSLPLNLQGLWLDGNDPDWMGDYHTDINIQMNYWMADRAGLSQSFDALTDYCLAQFPSWQKLTHDLFNDPRNRYRNSTGKVAGWAVAFSTNIHGGSGWWWHPAGNAWLCASLWEHYEFTRSRSHLTKIYPLLKSACEFWEARLITTTLPGTSKEVLVDDSDWSPEHGPQDAKGITYAQELVWALFDNYRTAAKELKKDAAYATTIGGLQERLYLPKVSEKTGWLEEWMSPDNLGETTHRHLSPLIGLFPGDRIRPDDSTPAEIVEGATALLTARGMESFGWANAWRSLCWARLKNAENAYQLIVNNLRPSTDGGNGSAPNLFDIYEVEKGRGIFQIDANFGTPAAMIEMLLYSRPGHLELLPALPDAWAESGSVTGVGARGGFVVDLRWRDGRPTEARIRSVGGRTTTVAYGRSSRRVTLKPGASVTLRDFTR; encoded by the coding sequence ATGGACAAGAGCCGTCCCGCCGAGCCCAGCAGACGAAGACTCCTCTCCCTCGCCGCCGCGACCGGCGTCGCCACCGCACTCGGCGGCCTGCCCGCCTTCACCGCGACCGCCGCACCGCAGCGGCCCACCGACTCGCCGCTCCCGAAGGGGAGTTCGCACAACCGGCTGTGGTGGCAGGCGCCCGGCGACGAGCACTCGATGATCGAGCAGGGCCTGCCCGTCGGCAACGGCCGCCTCGGCGCCCTCGCGAGCAACGACCCCGGCCGTGAGCTACTGCTCATCACGGACGCCACGATGTGGACCGGCGGCCTCAACGACACCCTCGACTCCGACGGCCAATTTCCCTACGACCGCGACAACTTCGGCTCCTTCACCCTGCTGGGCCGTCTCACCGTCGACATCCCGGACCACGACCTGTCGGCCGTCTCCGGCTACCGCCGCACCCTGGACCTCGACCGGGGTGTGATCGACACGTCGTACGTCCGCTCCGGAGTCACCTACGAGCGGCAGGTGTTCGCCAGCCGTCCCGACGACGCGATCGTCCTGCACTTCACCCAGAGCGGCGGCGGCCGCTACACCGGCAGCGTGACCCTGGACGGGACACACGACGAGACCGTCCAGGGCACCTCCTTCGGCGCCGCCTTCCCGAACGGGCTGCGCTACGGCGCGGCCGTGAAGGCGTACGGGACCGGTGGCAGCGTCCGGGTGAAGGGCGCGCTGATCGAGTTCACCGGGTGCAAGGACCTCACCGTGGTGGTGAGCGGCGGCACCAACTACGCGCCCGACGTCTCCGCCCACTACCGCGATCCGTCCCTCGACCCGGAGAAGCTCGCCCGTACCAAGGTCGCCGCCGCGGCGGTCCACTCGGCGGACACGCTCCTGCGCACCCATGTGGCCGACCACAAGGCACTGTTCGAGCAGCTGGACCTCTCGCTCGGCACCTCGTCCGCCGAGCAGCGCTCCCTGGACACCTGGGAGCGGATCAGGGCGCGCGCCCGCGACGACGTGCCCGATCCCGAACTGGAGGCCGCCTACCTTCAGTTCGGCCGCTATCTGATGATCTCCGGGTCCCGGGGCAGTCTGCCGCTGAACCTCCAGGGGCTGTGGCTGGACGGCAACGACCCCGACTGGATGGGCGACTACCACACCGACATCAACATCCAGATGAACTACTGGATGGCCGACCGGGCAGGCCTGTCGCAGAGCTTCGACGCGCTCACCGACTACTGTCTCGCCCAGTTCCCGTCGTGGCAGAAGCTCACCCACGACCTCTTCAACGACCCGCGCAACCGCTACCGCAACTCCACCGGGAAGGTCGCCGGCTGGGCCGTCGCGTTCTCCACCAACATCCATGGCGGCAGCGGCTGGTGGTGGCATCCGGCGGGCAACGCCTGGCTGTGCGCGAGCCTGTGGGAGCACTACGAGTTCACCCGCTCCCGCTCCCATCTGACGAAGATCTACCCGCTCCTGAAGAGCGCCTGCGAGTTCTGGGAGGCGCGGCTGATCACCACGACACTCCCCGGCACCTCGAAGGAAGTGCTCGTGGACGACAGCGACTGGTCGCCCGAGCACGGCCCGCAGGACGCCAAGGGCATCACCTACGCCCAGGAACTGGTGTGGGCGCTCTTCGACAACTACCGCACGGCGGCGAAGGAGTTGAAGAAGGACGCCGCCTACGCGACGACCATCGGCGGCCTCCAGGAGCGGCTGTATCTGCCGAAGGTGAGCGAGAAGACGGGCTGGCTGGAGGAGTGGATGTCGCCCGACAACCTCGGCGAGACCACCCACCGGCACCTGTCCCCGCTCATCGGACTCTTCCCCGGCGACCGCATCCGGCCCGACGACTCCACCCCCGCCGAGATCGTCGAGGGCGCGACGGCCCTGCTGACCGCGCGCGGCATGGAGAGCTTCGGCTGGGCGAACGCCTGGCGCAGCCTGTGCTGGGCCCGGCTCAAGAACGCCGAGAACGCCTATCAGCTGATCGTCAACAACCTCCGCCCCTCGACCGACGGCGGCAACGGTTCCGCGCCGAACCTCTTCGACATCTACGAGGTCGAGAAGGGCCGCGGCATCTTCCAGATCGACGCCAACTTCGGCACCCCCGCGGCGATGATCGAGATGCTCCTGTACTCCCGTCCAGGTCACCTGGAACTGCTCCCGGCCCTGCCCGACGCATGGGCGGAGTCCGGTTCCGTCACGGGAGTCGGCGCCAGGGGCGGCTTCGTCGTCGACCTGCGCTGGCGCGACGGCAGACCGACCGAGGCACGCATCCGCAGCGTCGGCGGGCGGACGACCACGGTCGCGTACGGCCGCTCGTCGCGCAGGGTGACCCTGAAGCCGGGCGCCTCCGTCACGCTGCGGGACTTCACCCGATGA
- a CDS encoding LysR family transcriptional regulator ArgP, with product MMTDLPLDQVRTLLTVVDEGTFDAAAAVLHVTPSAVSQRVKALEQRTGRVLLMRTKPVRPTESGEAVVRFARQLARLERDTRAELGMSGTEEPARLSIAVNADSLATWFLPALSRVSEDLPVCYELRREDQDHTAALLREGLVMAAVTSSPDAVTGCSVRRLGRMRYVPVAGPAFAARWFEDRPGGAPRDAFAVAPVVTFDRRDDIQDAFVRTLVRGAHGPRGASAVRHLVPTSEGFVEAVAAGMGWGMVPEVQAAPLLGAGRLVRLAPDRQIDVPLFWQQWKLDFPALAAVAEAVTAEAAEALDGDPTA from the coding sequence GTGATGACAGATCTTCCCCTGGACCAGGTGCGGACCCTGCTGACCGTGGTGGACGAGGGCACCTTCGACGCCGCGGCCGCCGTGCTCCATGTGACGCCGTCCGCGGTGAGCCAGCGGGTCAAGGCCCTCGAACAGCGCACGGGGCGCGTGCTGTTGATGCGTACGAAGCCGGTCCGGCCGACCGAGTCCGGGGAGGCAGTGGTGCGCTTCGCACGGCAGCTGGCCCGGCTGGAGCGCGACACGCGCGCCGAACTGGGCATGTCCGGGACGGAGGAACCGGCCCGGCTGTCGATCGCGGTGAACGCCGACTCGCTGGCGACCTGGTTCCTGCCCGCCCTCTCGCGCGTGTCCGAGGACCTGCCCGTCTGTTACGAGCTGCGCCGCGAGGACCAGGACCACACGGCCGCACTGCTGCGGGAGGGCCTGGTGATGGCGGCCGTCACCTCGTCGCCGGACGCGGTGACGGGCTGCTCCGTGCGCCGTCTGGGCCGGATGCGGTACGTCCCGGTGGCGGGCCCCGCCTTCGCCGCGCGCTGGTTCGAAGACAGGCCGGGCGGCGCGCCGCGGGACGCGTTCGCCGTCGCGCCCGTGGTGACCTTCGACCGGCGGGACGACATCCAGGACGCCTTCGTGCGCACGCTCGTACGCGGCGCCCACGGTCCCCGGGGTGCGAGTGCGGTGCGGCATCTCGTGCCGACCTCCGAGGGCTTCGTCGAGGCCGTCGCCGCAGGGATGGGCTGGGGCATGGTCCCCGAGGTGCAGGCGGCACCCCTGCTCGGCGCGGGACGGCTCGTCCGGCTCGCGCCGGACCGGCAGATCGACGTTCCCCTGTTCTGGCAGCAGTGGAAGCTCGACTTCCCGGCGCTGGCCGCCGTCGCCGAGGCCGTGACCGCGGAGGCCGCCGAGGCCCTGGACGGCGATCCGACCGCTTGA